The region CCAGAAGAACCGCATCGGCAGAAATTATTTCTGAACCGTTTACGCGAACAGCTGTCATCCGGTTTCCGTCCAGAATAAAATCATCTACATGCGCATCAAAACGAATTTCACCTCCGCAAGCTGTGATATCTTCACGCATTTTACTGACGATCTTAGGCAGAACATTGGAACCTAAATGTGGGTGCGCATCAATACGAATATCCTGCGGTGCGCCGTTGGCAATAAACAAGTCAAGAATTCTGCCTACGTTGCCGCGCTTGGTGGCACGGGTATAAAGTTTGCCGTCTGAATAAGTTCCTGCCCCGCCTTCTCCGAAACAATAATTCGAGTTTGGATTAATCAGTCCTTCGGTGTAGATCTTTTTAAGATCTTTACGTCTGGCATTAACGTCTTTACCACGCTCCAATATTATCGGGCGAATTCCGTTTTCTAAAAGTGTAAGGGCTGCAAAATATCCGGCAGGTCCGGCCCCGACGATAACAACACGCTTATCTCCGAGGCTGACAGGTTTAAAAACAGATTCTTGTGGCTCAACTGATTCAGGATCACCAATGGCAACTTGCAGCACGTAGAGCGGACGTTTGGAACGTGCATCTATAGACCTGCGGACAACGCGTGTGGAAAGGTTTTTATCATCAGGCATATCCGCTTTTTGCAGAGCTGCTTTGCGTATTGCATCTGCAAGGTTTATTTTGTCCGGAGTAATTTTAACTTCAACTAGAACTGGTTTCATTATGATCTCACTAATATTTATCTTTGCTAGCGGTTGTTTTTTTCAGGGATTTTTATTCTTAATTTCAAGAGTATTAAATAATTCTGTGTAACGGACCACCTACCGCCCCAAGTGCATCAACCCGTTTTTCAATTTCAGGATCATCTTCCAGTGCAGGCGCATGGTATGTTTTGAGTCTAGCATCAATAATGATGGAAGTTCTGGCACCCCAATGTTTTGCGTGGGTAAATGCGCCAACTCCGTACATATCTGTTGCCGGATCGGAGCGGGTGAATGTTACCCAGAGGAAGTTGTCCCAATCTTTTGCCGTGAAATTTGCATCATCTGCAACGATTATCATAGGAAATCCTTCGATCCCTTTGGCACTCTTTAATGCTTCGCCAAGTCTGTCCAGTTGCGAGTCCTGCTGATCCCGTTTCATTTGATGTTTAGTCCCTTGAATGATCAGGATACCGGGCGCAAATACCTGCACACCGCTAAATCCGTCAGGCAGGTTTATATTCTCTGGAAGTTGCGATGACAGAGTTCTTTTTTTTGATCCTGCTGCGGCAAATACCATCTTAGATCCTTGATTCAGGCTGATGCCGGAATAGTCCAGTGTGTCGATGGTTGTTCTGGTAATGAAATGCAGATCGCGTGTTAGATCGGCACGTTCCAACATGTGGCGGAAAAAGGTCGGAATGTCATGGCATGATTCATCAGAGCGCATATCTTCTTTAGCTGCAATAAACACATATTTTGAAAGTGATGTTTGAGTGTTACCCAGAAGTGACATGGCGTTAGTCAGCAGTTCCTGTGGCTGTCTTTCCTCGGCATATGGAACGTAACGTTCACTGCCTACAGCTAGAAGTAGAGGATGAACTCCCGCAGCGTCTACAGCATGGACTTCGTGCACTCCTGAAAAAACAGAAGGAACAAGGTCTGCTGTCAGTTCGTGTATAAAATCACCGAACATAGTGTCTTCCTGAGGAGGACGACCTACTGTTGTAAAGGGCCAGATTGCATCATTTCGGTGGTAAACTTTGTCTACTTTTAAAACCGGAAAATCGTGTGCAAGACTGTAATAGCCGAGATGGTCTCCGAAGGGGCCTTCCGGTTTTCCTGCTCCGTTTACAATGGAACCGCTAATGCAAAAATCAGCTTCGGCAGGCATTGGCAGGTTCCCTTTACGGGTGACCATGGGGATGCGGTGTCCACCGATTGCTCCGGCAAAGAAAATTTCAGCAAGTCCTTCAGGCAGAGGCATTACTGCTGCCATAGTCATAGCAGGTGCTCCGCCGACAAATATATTCACTTTGAGTGGTGAGTCCTTTTTGATTGCCTGTGCGTGATGATGACCAATCCCTCTATGAATTTGGTAGTGCAGTCCGATTTCTTCATCTGGAATAAATACGTTTCCGGAGAGTTGGACTCTGTACATGCCTATATTGGAACCGCCGTATCCCGGAGTTTCAGGACTTTCAGAGTAAACCTGAGGCAAAGTTACATATCCGCCGCCATCCATGGGCCACGATACAAGCTGCGGCAGTTTGGAAACGGTGGTTTCATTCTCTATAATTGGTCCGGTGGAAACTTTTTTAGGCATGGTATGCCATGCTGTTTTCGGTGCACCAAGATATTTCCATGGTTTTTTGAGAGCTTCCATGGGGCTTAATTTGAGCTTCATCAGCCGTTCAACCATTTTTATAGTGTCGCGGAAGATGAAATTCATTCTGTCTTTGGTTCCGTAAATATTTGCAGCCATAGGGAACTGACAATCCTTCACATTTGTGAAGAGCAGGGCAGGGCCTCCGGCTTGAAAGACTCTGCGCTGGATTGCACCTATTTCCAAATTGGCATCCACAACTTGATCTATGCGCAACAGTTCACCGCATTTTTCAAGTGCATCCAGACATTCGCGTGTATTTTTATATCCCATATTCAGTTCCTTTGTTTATATAAAAAGCGGGATTACTCAGCTTCATGCGTTTATCACCACAAATCTGTTTTCAGATGTTCGCAATGCATAATTTTTTATTTTGATATTTTATCAGCGGAAAGAAAATATTATCAATATGTTGAATTAAAAACTTATATTTTAAGCGGAATTTTTTGTAACGATTCTTTGTATTCAAATGATCAGAGACGGTCAAGAGTTTGCGAGGATGCAAGCAAATGTGCTTCTTTATTTTAAAGCTTTATTGCCAAATTTATTCACATGTAAAAATTAGCTATTGAAATACTCAATCCCGGCAAGACTGAACATGAGAACACAAAATTTCGTATAATATCACCAAACTCAATTCCAGTAAAAAGTAACAAGTTAACCGCACACGATGAGGGTAAACGGTAAGTAAATGTGACACTTAAAAAGAAGCATAATGACTTCTAAAAACAAAATATCTCACACACTCAATTTCTCTCAAGGAACTCCACTTTCGGATTGCACCAAAGGTTGGCATATGGTTGACATGAGTGTATTTTTTTATGGAGGTGCAAACATGATTAATTCTAGTCTCATGAAGACACTAGAATTAATCGTCAGCCTCCTCATTCAACATTTCCTTATACAAGGCTGAATAACCAAAATAATCTTTAAGAGACCAACGTTTACACGCAAATTTTATATATTTCTCTTCCTGGCTATCATTAAGTTCTCGGTGCACATCTAAATAATAATTTTTAACACGCTTTCTATCAGAATACGCTTTCAAAATTTTCTTGGCTTTATTCTCCATGCTCCATACATGAGCAAGCTCAGTAGGTTGTTCTGCACTAACACGCTTTAAATAAATTGGTAACTTTTCTTCAAGTCCTTTCGATGGAGTGATGTATCGCTCATAAAGGTTTAGCGAAACAGCCACTGGAACTTTGAATCCGGTTTGCTTCGCCTGTTCGGTCACATCGATTAGATTTCCATCTTCGATTGCCTGCTTTCTGGCATACGAAAAGATTACGCCCCACAGTGAATCGTCAAGCCCGTGCATCGATAAATCTCCTTCAATTTCATATTGTTAAATAATCATGAAAATTGAAGGTTATCCTGATTGGTTTGATTTGGTCGCTGGGGGGATTGATTATCTTTCGATTTTTTTGGTGATTCTGTGGATGAAGGATGTGATTACGGACATGTATCCAAACTCACGAAAAATGAAGTTCTTATTGAAAATAAAAAGCAGAAAGACTATTAAACACGAAATCAACAAAAAAACTATAATAAAGATATCTCAAAGTAAACATGACAATCCATTGTAACACCAAAAAAAACAAGCAGGCTATTTACTTATTATTAATTGTTTTCATTACACTTTCAGCCCCCCTGAACGTACAAGCATTTACTTTTTTGTCACCTTCTTCCCCGGAAGAACTTTCCCAAGAAATAGCTCACCAAATCACTGAAAAAATTCCTGCCGGTAAAATATATTTTAGACCAAGAAGCTTTACAAATTCCCTAGACAATACTGTACCGGTTTTATCTACTCATTTAGCCCTTTATTTGAGAGCAGAACTAAGTTCCTGTGGATTTGATATTACAGCCGATAATCCAGATTATATTCTTACAGGTTCTTTTCTTAATGAAGAAAACAAAATTTCATTTTTCTTTAATGTTGAAGATATTCATAATGGGAAGATATTTAATTTTACATCCAGCATTAAAAATAAAAAGCTATCCCCTGACCTTTTAAAAGAAAATCTAAGGACAAAGACTGTAAATATTGCATCTGATCTTGCCTGTTCGCCAAGCATGTTCAATTCACACTTGATGAATGATAAAAAAATAAGCGTTTTTATTAATCCGCTTGTTGACGCAAATTTAAAGTCAACCTCACCGTTTTCTGAAAATTTCTTATTTAAAATCAAAAATGAAATTGCACAGTATAATTCAATCACTATTGCAAAACCAATCCCGGTTGCCAAAAGAGGAACACGAGCACTTAGACGCAAGGCCAAAAAAATCAGCAATCTGAAGGGAAGTCAGACCGTGGTAACAGACTCTGAAGCAATTCTAGACGGAAGATACTTCATCAGCGCAGATCATGTGACTGTTAATCTTGAGATTATTGATCGTGATGGAAAAGTAATATCATCAAGCGAAGAAAACATACCACTTTCGATGATTAGCCTTCCTATTGAAGATAAGCAAATAAAGAAGCAGGCGAACTTATTGGGGCTGCATACTTCTCAGCCCCTGCCTGATGATATGATCAGAATCTCAACCGCAAAAGGATATGGGGATGTTATATATCATGCAGGAGAAACCGTTACCCTGTTTATTCAGGTTGCAGCACCTCTATATGTGTACATTTATGCTGTGGACAGTGACAACAACATAAATCTGATTTTCCCAACCGAAGAAGACCGCACCAATTTCCTGCAACCAAGGACTCTGTACACAATTCCCCCAGAAGAAGCTGAAACAGATATAATGGTAGAATGCAGGCCGGAAACTCCATGCGGCACCGACAATATTTTGGTTTTCGCTTCAGATAAAAATATTTCACTTCCAAAATTAGCTGTGGAAGTGGATGCTGTTAACATTCATAAAGGAACAAGAAGCCTCAGACGCACCAAAAAGGACCGGGAAAAAATCGCTAAATTAAAAAGGATTAATCCTGTGGACCTAGTTGATTATTTTCATAGTGCAGCTGCTATATCCGGGGCTCGGTTATATGGGGATGGTTTGTATTTGAGGACGAAAAAATAGGAGACTGGTATGCGTACATTAATTTTAATATTTTCTGTTTTTATTTTAAGTAGTTGTACTCCGGGATATCTAGAAATACAAAAGAGAAGTTACGCACAGTTGAACAACTTTAAGAGAAAAGAAAATTTAACTAATTTTGCAGTTAAAGGTGTCAAGCGATCTGATGTGATTGATATGCTTGGTATGCCTGATGTAAAAAAAGAATTACATGGTGGAAAAAAAGTTGCTGTTTATCACAGAAAAGCTACAAGTTCTGAAAAATTTGCTATGCATTTTTCCCAAGAGAGCTATATTATATATTACAACATGGATGATGTCATAGAGAAAAAAATAGTCTTAAAAGATGATGAGTTCAATGTTTGGAAGAAAATAAATGTTGATGAATTACTCGACAGTAACAATATCGAAACTATCAATGGTTCTTTTTACGGTGTATTAACATTAGACTTAATGTCAATTGATTTAACAAAAGAAAAATTGCGTAACGGTAAAGCAATATTGGAGCCAATTTATGTGTTTAATGGAAATGAATTAGTGCCCAATTGGGATTTAACTAAACTAATACATTCCAACCTATCTAAATGCTTTAACATGTGCTCTTTTAGTGAAACCCAAAGGTATCACCACTTATTTACTGATAAACTTAAGTATTTAGAAAAAATGAAGGATTTTAATCAAAACATTAATGATAGCAGACTGAAAAAGTTTAAAAAAGGTCTCTCTTCAGCCTCTACTTATAACACTAACTATGACCAGCTAGAAGAGCGCATGAAGGAGTTTGATACTCAAGAAGCAGCATATTACTCAGGTAAATATAATATATATGACACTTCATTTTATAAAAATGTTATATCGGGATTAACTGGTTCAGTTGACTACGTAATATCTCCTAATTGTTCTCAGTTTGATTTTTATACCGTTGTCCTTCAAGCGTATTCAAAAAAGTTTCAAAATATAAAAACAGTGAATGTAGAATCAGCCAATGCTGGTGAAAGTAAAATTGCTTTTTATGATATAGAAGCAATTAAAAAAATAACCTCAAAAGGTGTCACAAATCCTATGTTTGCTATGTCATCTTTTTTTGCTAAATCAAGAAACTTTCGACGTGTGACTCAACTAACTAAAGACAACGTGTCCTTTTTGGTTAAATCTCTACAAAAACTAAATGTAACATCAGGAATAAAGTCTACAACACTTGAGTAACGCATGAAAAAAAGGCGCTCTCCTAGCTATATATTTTTAATTTTATTATTGATATTTTTATTAGCAAGTTGTGGATTTCAAAATCCGGATTTGAGTAAATATTATTTAAAAGACTACAAGATATCCAAAACCCAATTCGGCATCCAAGACCCATCCATACAACACCAAATTGAAACCATAAACAGTGTCACAGCAGCTAAAGAGCAAAAGGATTTTGCTCGAGCGAACAATCTGCTGCTGGGAGAACTGGACAATGAACAGGACAACTGCGCAAAAGCTCTCATCCTCAACCAACTGGCAGACATATTTAGCTACAATACCCTTGAGCTTGAGAAAGCTGTTAAGGCTGATCAAGATCTTCTTGCGATTTCATCTGGATGTACGGATTCAAAGTACAAACTGAAATATTCTTCGGCAAACAATGTCCTTCTGGCTGTACCGTCATATAAGGAGAAATATTTTGATCCATCATATGCTCAGATTCAAAAACATGCCCAAAAGAGACTTCGCCAAAATGAAGGTCTGCTGAAAGAGGGCACTAAATTCACTGGTAAAAATTATACAAAAGAGCAACTTATAAATCATGTTTCGACTGTTAAGCATGACATTGCCAGAGCTTTAGACAAGCCAACCAAGAATGAACTCATATCCAGATTAATTAGGGGAGAGTTCGAGCTTTATAAAACTACCAGAAATGCAGACTGGATTGCTGATGGATATAAATATTTTCTTAATAATAAAATAGTATTGAACGATGTCGATCTAGACGAAATAAATTTTTTAGCCCTTTCAAGCTATCTGCATGCTGCTTACCTTAAAACATCAAATGTAGTATTTGAAGAGCTGGCTTTTAGTATTATCTTAAAACCGTATTTGAATATTGAAAGCAGCGCACACAGATGGGCATATAATAAACTAATCAATTCATACATCAACAATCTTGTCGGTGCTTACTACAAGCAAAAGAATTTTACGAAAGCTCTGTATTATATCTCGCTTAATAAATCCCGGATGATCCTCGAAGACAAGGCGGGCATGTATTCCGAAAACAAATCCATTAAAGACACAATGGTCACACACTCGGACCTGCCGGACTATGCAAGCTTTGAACAGAAGCTCTCTACCACTCCGTCATTGATTGATTTTTATATTCGCGCGGATGCAGAAAAAACCAGAAAAATCAATTTCAAATCGGCTAAAACCGAACTGGCAAATAGTTACACCTCCGTAAGATCGCTTATACGTAAATCCCAGCACAGCAAAACAAGTATTGAAATTCCAGTCTATAGCGACACGTATATCACGGTAAAAAACAACAACTCCATTTCCATGAAAAGGCTGTCTGAGAATGAATCCATGCGCATGAAAAAAGCATTGGAAAATTGCTATAAACGTATTACAGAATTCAAAACACCAGCTGCCAGTGATATAAGAGCTATCAAAGCTGTAATTCCCGGCAGAGTTCCAGTAAACACAATTATTTCAACCGACAAATGGATTTCTAGCCACCCTATCGGGGCATACCTAGGAATATCTTCAATCAGAGTGCTTAATGCCTTCATGCTTGCCCCAAGCCACAAATTGAACAACATCATGGTAGCGGGATATTTTAACCCCAGCACACAGAACTATGAGCCTCTACCTGACGCGGATAAGGAGCTTGCCTATCTACAAAAAATCTATCCCGATGGAATTTTTTTTGCACATGAAAAAGCTACGCTGGACAATTTATCTTCAGACATTCAGGCCAATATAGTTCATCTCTCTACCCATGGGATATTTGACTATGCAGAACCGAATGAATCAAAACTACTCTTTGCGGATGATACCTTTCTTTATGCAAAACAGATGGCAACTTTTCCGCAATTAAAAAACAAGGAACTAATTTTCACTGCTGCATGTACAACGGGCAAGACCAGAAATGATGTTAAAAATTCCAGTGAAATCCTTGGAATATTGCGTCCTCTTCTGATCAACAACAATAAGTTTTTAATCCTCACCTTATGGGAGGTTGATTCTAAGTCCGCAGGTGAATTTGTTCGTGAATTTTATACCATTCTGAAAGACAAAAAAGACATAACTGAAGCTTTTCATCTAGCTGTTAAAAAATTAAAAGATAAATACAAACTTCCGTATTACTGGGCACCATACTATATCATAGCAAATGGTTAATTTTTTTACCAAACGTTTAATCCATAATTCATTTATGAGTGAAAAAGAAACCAGAAACTATTCTTTGCGAATGCTGCGCTCAATAGATGATATCACTAGAATAGAAAGTTACTGATGAAAATAATCCTGCACAAAAATGATATTTCTACAATCAAATCAGACGTTTTGATTGGCCCTGTCGATGGCAATATATGTGCTTTTGGAGGTTGTGCTGCTGCAATTTCTTTAAGGAAAGCTCTACCATGTGAAACACCTCAAGAGCGGATGGGCTTATTTGAAGAAATAGAAGACGAAATTCTCTGCCACAAACCGATTCCCTTTGGCAATGCAGCGATTATAGACGTTGATGAATATGGTCTGCCTTGGAACAACCTTCTCATCATTTCAGCTTTACCCCACCACGTAAACGGACAAATCTTCGGCCTAGATAAATGTGAATCAATACTTGCGAAAGCTATTAAGAATGGGATTGAACTGGCCCTGCGTGAAGGGAGTAATTCGGTTGCTACAACCTTGATAGGCGACTCGTACAGGATGCCTCCCGAATTCTCTATACGTGCAATGTTGTCTGGTTTCAAAGAACATCAAGACAAACCTATGAATATAAATTGGTGTTTTCTTGATGATGATAAAATGCGTATAGCTAATCAAGGATGTGAAACATTTGGATTTAATCATAAAATTATTTGATAGAAAAATACTACAAGTATCATCACAATATTAATTATCGCAATCGATCTCACCCAACCCCGGTTGGCACCAAAGGTTGGCACCACCCCCAAATATACCCATAAAAACGCAGAAAAGGGTTAACCCAGAATATGAGTTAACCCTTTAATATTGTACTACTTTTGTAGTAGATGGTGACCCCGGCAGGATTGATTCGCCCTGTCCTAGGGCTCCCCCTTCGGGGGCGTTGGTGAAGCCCCAACGTCCAAATCAGCTGTCCTGCGGATTTGTCGAACCTGCGGCACCAGGATTAGGAATCCTGTCAGCTGGGACAAAAACATTTTGAATTTCAATGGCCCGCCGTCCATGGTAACTGCTCCGGTAACAAAGGCATGATCTTTGCCTGAAGTTCCTGCCAGTGCGATAATTCCTGCTTGTTTAAAATCAGCAATCCGTTCTGTGTTGAGCATGATTTCAAGAGGTGACGAAGAAGGACCGTCTTTAAGCGGAAGTTGATCAAGCCGTATAGAACTACGATCACAGAAATGTGTTGGCTGGCCATATTTGGCAACACTACGTGAGCAGAGTGCTTCAATGACCCAAGGCGCGCTGATCCATAAAGGTTTTTCTTCGATAAACTTGGTTTGCTGAAACCTGATTCCGGTTTGTGCATAGGGCGGGTTATGATCCTGCCTATACATGGCACAACCCATCCTACCCCGGAACGCTTAATAAGAGTCTTCCACCTCCCGTATTCTGCGCCTTCAAAGAGGGCAGGGATGTAGCGAACTTTTTTTAATTCATCCCAGCTTTGAATTCCAAAAAATCGCCCCCCATGCCAATAATCGCCGGAGCGAGCATAGCTTCAGCAAAATCCATGACTCTTTCTACTTTAGTCATGGCACGCGGTGAATTGGAAATTTCCTTATCAATTAAGATTATGTCTGGAGGAGTTGTTGTTTCTAGTGCAGGGGAAAACGCTGCGAGGGTAAGCATTGGAAAAAACAGGAGATTCGATATGCATAATTCCTCCTTGAAAATGTATTACAATTATATTTATACTAACATAATGTATGATCATAAATTTTGGAAGAAAACTGTGTTTGTGAACACAAAAAAATATTTAAGACATCGACATTAAATGTATAACCGTGTAATGTTGACATTAATCAGTGTATTTTTTCTTAATTGAACTAGGTTATGCAGTGGGAGTTTTTTTTGTGGACCACAAATATTTAATACCACCAATTATCCTTCTTCTTTTACTTGCAACCGGTGGGGGGGGGCGCAGGATACTACAACCTGCAAGGAGACGGGGCGACCAGAACATGGCAAATTCCTATGAATATTACAGATACCGGCATGCTGTGGTGGTCTGATACTTGGTATGCTCCGGCAAAGCTGGATGCGATGATTATACTGGGAGCAAATGAGATTCAAAAGGTCGGAGAGTAACCTGTGTACGCGAATAAACCTCTTTTTTGGCATCAGGGATTGTTTCTACAGCCTCAGCATTTTCAATTGGCAGACTTACATCAGCTTTATCGATTGCGTGCTCTGCGTGAGTTCGGACAGCCGTATTTCTGGGGGCTGACAAAGCTTGATGTTCGCGAAGGAGCACTGGAACGCAATCTAGAAGTGACAGGTGTGGAAGTTCTTTTTGAGGATGGTAACTTTGTCTCATTTCCGGGAAATGCAATGCTTGAACAGCGTTCCTTTGATAAGGCATGGCAAGATGGTGAGAAACTGTTCATGGTTTATCTAGGCCTAAAAAAATGGAATAGTGAGGGCGGTAATGTAACACTTACTGATGATAATACTACAATCAGCAATACTATGTTTGCAGTATCGCCTGATCCTGGGGAGCTGCCTGATTTACTTGGGAACGGCCCTGTAGGGCAGATCAAGCCTATGCATTATGTTTTGCGTCTTTTCTGGGAAACAGAGCTTGATGATATTGGAGCCTATACCATAATTCCGCTCGGCAGATTAATGCTTGATCTTGAACAGGCTCGTCTGGACGAAAGTTTTATCCCTCCGGCTTTGACTTTAGACTCTTCTGAATATCTTACCAATGTTTTTAAAGATATAAGTGATCAGGTTGCCTTGTGCAGTCGTAGGCTTGAACAATATAAAAGCCCAGGCGGACTTGGTACCGGTGATCTGAATTTTACTTCCACTGTCTTTTTGCTGGCTTTGCGGACACTCAACCGCTACGCGCCAGTGCTTAAACATTTTGTAGAAGCTCCGCACGTTCATCCATGGAAAGCTTTTGGTTTGCTACGTCAGATTATAGGAGAGCTTTCATCTTTCTCGCGTGATATCATCTCTCGTATTCTCGACAGCCTTACAGCCGGCCCTGAATTCATGAGCCAGTTCACCTTTGAAGATCCATATTTTACAGCAGAATTACCTGATAGAGCGTTTGGTACTGGGAATACATTTTGGCTCTTGGTGCGCACGCATGAACCGGAAAAGGCCATGCCGGAACTGCTTAAGATTGCAAAACTTTCAGCCACAAAGGGAATGAGTACTCTGCTGTCCAGAGCTATTAACGGTATAAGTATTACTCCTGTAGAGAATCCCCCTCCAGGATTGCCGAGAACTAAGGGTGCATTGTGTTTTCATATAGATACTGAATCCTCTTTATGGAATGAAGTGCAAAGATCTGGTAGTCTTTCTTTATATTGGGACTCTGCCCCAAGAGAAATGATGGCCTATATTGCAGCAATGAAAGGGTAGGTGGTTATGCATTTGTCGGATTGTTTTCTGGAGCTGTTTACTTTTGTCCGCTTCTTGACTGAATCGTCATATAAAGTTGAAGCGGAATATGAAGTAGTGCGCAAGGATTTTTTTCTACTGTTGGATCACGTTGAAAGTAAAAGACTAAAAGGAAAATTTAGTGATGAACAATTTGATAAGGCTCGCTTTGCAGTTTTCGCATGGATTGATGAAACTATACTCTGTTCTTCATGGCTAGGAGCAAAGGATTGGCTTAAACATACGTTGCAGCGTGAATATTATGGAACTTCAAGTGCCGGTGAAGATTTTTTTGAGCGCCTCAACTTGTTGCTGGGGGAAAGAAAAACTCCACTTGATGAAAGACTTTTTGTTGATCGCGACAAAGAGCCGGAACAGAGTTCTTCGCTCGAGGAACATTTAGCATATAATTTAGAAATTTTGGAAGTTTACACTTTGTGTCTTTCGCTTGGTTATTCCGGAATATATTTTAGTGATCATGAGTCAGAACGTCTGACAAGACTGAGGGAAGAGTGTGTAAGACGCATTGTGAACGAGCAATCCAGATCCGAATTTTCCGCTTTTCCAGATTCATACGGTTCAAAAAAAATATCAAAACGCAATAATCTTTACGGGCGTGTTTTTGAACCTCTTTCAATTGTGTTTTTAATTCTGCCACTGCTGCTCTTGGCTGGAGTGTATTTTGCTTATCGGGGCTTGCTTGAAAGTAGTCTGCAGCTTTGGTTGGGATAATTATTAAGAATTGCTAAAGCAGATTTGGAATGCATGAAGAAATTAATTCTCTCTATATTGAAAACGATATTACTAATATTGTTGTTCGCTGCTGCTTTCGGTTCCTATGCTCTTGTCAATTATAAGGGGTGGACGTGGTGGGGAGGAGCCTGTCTTTTGGGTGGGTTTGTAGGCGCAATTGTGGCGATTCTTTTTATCCGCAAATGGTTTTTGCGCAAGCGTGAGAGAAAATTTGTTAAACGTATTGTAGATCAGGATAATTCCGCCATTGCTGCAGCTCCATTGCATGAGCGATCGCAGCTGCAGCAATTACATCCAGATCGCTTGCGGCTTGTCTTTTTATTTACTGAACCAAACATAGCAAAGGGAAATAGTCCGGCAATGGCCATTACTCCTGAAGGACTCGATATTATAGTTGATAATCCTGCAAGATGAAAATGAACTTTTATGTGCATTGTGAAATCAGCTAATTGCGTTGCAGTTAGCTGATTTTTATTATGGTTATATCATGCTAATGGACCGTGCCAACTTGCAGTCTAAGTAATTTGGGATAGAGAGCGAACGCTTTATATGATACAGAAAGGCTACGCATTTAATTGAACATAGCTGATTCATAGGAGAAATAATGGCTGAATTTCTGGTAGCCGGACTCGGCGAAATACTTTGGGATGTTCTTAACGATTCGGAAGAAATCGGTG is a window of Desulfovibrio sp. UCD-KL4C DNA encoding:
- the tssK gene encoding type VI secretion system baseplate subunit TssK, with the translated sequence MYANKPLFWHQGLFLQPQHFQLADLHQLYRLRALREFGQPYFWGLTKLDVREGALERNLEVTGVEVLFEDGNFVSFPGNAMLEQRSFDKAWQDGEKLFMVYLGLKKWNSEGGNVTLTDDNTTISNTMFAVSPDPGELPDLLGNGPVGQIKPMHYVLRLFWETELDDIGAYTIIPLGRLMLDLEQARLDESFIPPALTLDSSEYLTNVFKDISDQVALCSRRLEQYKSPGGLGTGDLNFTSTVFLLALRTLNRYAPVLKHFVEAPHVHPWKAFGLLRQIIGELSSFSRDIISRILDSLTAGPEFMSQFTFEDPYFTAELPDRAFGTGNTFWLLVRTHEPEKAMPELLKIAKLSATKGMSTLLSRAINGISITPVENPPPGLPRTKGALCFHIDTESSLWNEVQRSGSLSLYWDSAPREMMAYIAAMKG
- a CDS encoding DotU family type IV/VI secretion system protein; translation: MHLSDCFLELFTFVRFLTESSYKVEAEYEVVRKDFFLLLDHVESKRLKGKFSDEQFDKARFAVFAWIDETILCSSWLGAKDWLKHTLQREYYGTSSAGEDFFERLNLLLGERKTPLDERLFVDRDKEPEQSSSLEEHLAYNLEILEVYTLCLSLGYSGIYFSDHESERLTRLREECVRRIVNEQSRSEFSAFPDSYGSKKISKRNNLYGRVFEPLSIVFLILPLLLLAGVYFAYRGLLESSLQLWLG